CGCCGAGGCGAGCGACAGCGAACAGTACCTGCACAAGTCGCGCCTGTAACCGCGTTCGTTGAGCAGCCCGAGATAGTAGGGAGCCATTTGTTTGGCGGCGCAGACCGACGACCACCACTGGTTGACGACGTACGGAATGTCCATCGCCCGGAAAATTTCCTGCGGAACGTCTGCGTTCACGAACGCGAGCGGTTCTCCTCGCGCGACCCGATCTTTCAGTCCCATGAACCATTCTTTCTGATAGGCCGTCGCCCGTACGGACGTCTGCAGCCGTTTGACGCTCGCCTTGCCGCGGAACGCTTCGCTCATCGACGGTCACCCCCGTTTTCCGCGCGTTTTCGGACTGAGGCGAGAAATTCGGCGATTCGCCCCCGCAATTCGTCCTCATCCGGCAAACCCGGCGGCCTGCGGTCGAGGACGAGCATCGGGACGCCGGCGGACGCCAACGCTTTCGCTTGTTCCGGCGCGTCCCACGACGGTGCGTCGTCGGCCGCATGGATGTAGGCGACGACCGCTTGCGCCCGACACCGCCGGACTTGTTCGACCAGCGCCGCCACCCGCTCGGACACGGTCGCCCTGGTCGATTCGGGAGACCGCAAATGATACCGGTCGACGATCGCGTCGATCGGATCGGCGTCTTCGGCGACGAGTCCCTCGAAATACCGGTTGCCGGTTTCATGATCTTCTCCGACGACGACGGCGCCGCAGGATTCGATCAGTTCGTAGACGTCCGGACCGTCGTGCGCGCTACCCGTCACGAACACCCGAACGCCTGAAAGCGG
The sequence above is drawn from the Candidatus Reconcilbacillus cellulovorans genome and encodes:
- a CDS encoding 2-hydroxyglutaryl-CoA dehydratase; its protein translation is MSEAFRGKASVKRLQTSVRATAYQKEWFMGLKDRVARGEPLAFVNADVPQEIFRAMDIPYVVNQWWSSVCAAKQMAPYYLGLLNERGYRRDLCRYCSLSLASA